From the Rhinolophus sinicus isolate RSC01 linkage group LG02, ASM3656204v1, whole genome shotgun sequence genome, one window contains:
- the M6PR gene encoding cation-dependent mannose-6-phosphate receptor, whose product MLPSYSCWRTGLLLLLLLAVIVEEAWQAEEKTCDLVGEPGRESEKELALLKRLKPLFGKSFESTEGQGPETYLYLFRVCGEAGNLSSGAGLVQINKSNGKETVVGRLNETHIFNGSNWIMLIYKGGDEYERHCGKEQRRAVVMISCNRHTLADNFNPVFEERGKVQDCFYLFEMDSSLACSPEISHLSVGSILLVTFASLVAVYIIGGFLYQRLVVGAKGMEQFPHLAFWQDLGNLVADGCDFVCRSKPRNVPAAYRGVGDDQLGEESEERDDHLLPM is encoded by the exons ATGCTCCCCTCCTACAGCTGCTGGAGGACTGGATTACTGCTGCTGCTACTCCTGGCTGTGATAGTAGAAGAAGCCTGGCAGGCGGAAGAAAAAACCTGTGACCTGGTAGGAGAACCGGGtagagagtcagagaaagagtTGGCTCTACTGAAGAGGTTGAAACCACTCTTTGGCAAAAG CTTTGAGAGCACTGAGGGCCAGGGCCCAGAAACGTATCTGTACTTATTCAGGGTGTGCGGGGAAGCTGGCAACCTCTCCTCTGGGGCAGGCCTGGTGCAGATCAACAAAAGTAATGGGAAGGAAACGGTGGTGGGGAGACTCAACGAGACTCACATCTTCAATGGAA GTAATTGGATCATGCTGATCTATAAAGGGGGTGATGAATATGAGCGTCACTGTGGCAAGGAGCAGCGTCGGGCAGTGGTGATGATTTCCTGCAATCGACACACCCTAGCG GACAATTTTAACCCTGTGTTTGAGGAGCGAGGCAAAGTCCAAGATTGTTTCTACCTCTTTGAGATGGATAGTAGCCTGGCCTGTTCTCCAGAGATCTCCCACCTCAGTGTGGGTTCTATCTTACTGGTCAC GTTTGCATCACTGGTTGCTGTTTATATCATCGGGGGGTTCCTATACCAGCGACTGGTGGTGGGAGCCAAGGGAATGGAGCAGTTTCCCCACTTAGCCTTCTGGCAGGATCTTGGCAACCTGGTAGCA GATGGTTGTGACTTTGTGTGCCGTTCTAAACCCCGAAACGTGCCTGCTGCATATCGTGGTGTGGGGGATGACCAGCTGGGGGAGGAGTCAGAAGAAAGGGATGATCATTTATTACCAATGTGA